The Papaver somniferum cultivar HN1 chromosome 6, ASM357369v1, whole genome shotgun sequence genome segment TTGCAATTACAATTTGTGGAACATTTGGAAAGCCAGATGTTCCAGTGTTtttgaaaatattgagttgcagGTTACCAGATTCGTGAATCAGATTCAAAAGGAATTAAATGAGTGGAATGAGCACCTAAGCAAACAGGCTGCTCATACTACCCATCAGACAGTttctagagttgaagttggatGGACACCTCCTAGAACTGGATTCCATAAAATCAATTTTGATGCCTATTTCTTAAAAGTTAATAAATCTATGGGCATAGGTCTAATTATGGTTGATGATGCAGGTGTCGTTGGAGGAGCATGGAGCAAGAATGGAATAGCTGATGATGAGGTGCAAGCTGAAGCGTTAGCTGCATATGAAGTTATAAAATAGGCTGCCAACATTCAACATTTGCACTTGGAGGGTAATTCTCTTAATGTTGTTAGGCAATAAAATGTGCAACAGGCACTATGAATTGAACTAATAACTCCATCATTTCAGATTGTCTAGATTTGCTTAATTGTTTTTCAAGTTGGGAGTGCACTCATGTACCAAGGGATTACTAATTTTGTGGTAGATACTCTGGCTAAAGATGGTGGAGTCATTAGTAGTGATAAATATTTTGTGGAACTGAGTTGCATGTATGGCTCGGTGATCTTGTAAACGAGAAACTATGTACTTCAACTTAAGTTTAAGCAATgcatattttctttcctattaaaaaaaaagaaggaaaaaaatatcATAAGTTCGTTAGATATTGATATGGAGAAATTGGAtcaattgtccaaatatttttaaaacatggttctaatggacgagtaaaaattagtatgggtgaaatggacaccaaagaaaatagcaaggatgaatcagattcatcctggcttaaacttaaaaaataatgaggatgaaactggatgcatcctgatgtaaattaaaaataagaaaaagtatttgaaaatgggtaggatgaaactgttaacatcatggctatttttacattctcgtccatttaaacagtatcaaattttacatatctttTTTTACCCAAAAattgtcgttattgggttaaATTGACCATTGATATTTGCCGGATCGAATTTGCAATTTGTCTAAACCAATtattcttggactagccaagtggAACTGTTCTACGGAACCGAGCAATACCGTCCTCTAATGTTATTAGGTCCGATCACTATTAAGCTTTTCATTTTTCAACTATTGAGTTGTTGATGTTGAACTCACTCGAGCCATTAATTCCATGTCTTTTAAGTTTTATCGGCTTCGAAGACTGTTCTACATTTTCTCAATGATATTATTGGGTGTCCCCGAAGGGACTTTATTTTCCCATCTCTGATGGTGAACAGAGAACACTAACCATTCAAGGCACTTTATTACTACTTTTACCATGTAGATATATTTGGAAATATTAATAATTCTCAATGACAGCACAGTTCATTCAAAAATAGAAACAATCTCAGTGACAGTAACCAGTGCAAGTGCAGAGGTCGGCCAAATGTTATCCAAGTATACTGCTTTGAATCATTGCAGTACATTTTTGTGTACATGATTTTACTATCTATCCTGACTCTATGGGAATATGTCCATCAAACAACTTGTTAGTGCTATTGTTAACTCATGGAGCAACCATTCAAAAATGTACCACGACAAGTGAGATCAGTGATACATAATATTTCGGGTATAAATGGAGTATTTCAAATCTGTTACTTAAAACTGTCTTGGATTTGTATCTTTAAGCATTACGAGTTTTATCATAGGGAAGGATTTGTTGACATGATTATTCTAATACTTTTTTACAATTCGGACGCCAATCTTTATATAACCAAGCCATGAGATGAATTTTTTAATGATATGATCCTCTTACAAAATTTTACATTTATCATTAAATTGTTATATTTAGAGATACCAAACTTCATTATTTACCAATTCTGTAGGGATGGCTAAAGTTGTTCGTTATGTTCGCTTCTTGGACATGCCGGAAAGCTCCCACAGGTTGATGAACTTTGTCTCCTGTAAAGTATAAATTATTAGGTACCTCCAACTAATCACAGTCGCGCGGCCTAACGGATAAGGCGCTCGCCTCCGGAGTGGGAGATTGTGGGTTCGAGTCCCACCATGatcgttgtttttttttctcaattttaaTTTGCTCTCATACTAGCCCTGATTCCTGTCATCCTTCACTACCACCATCTTCTCTATACAAGTCCACTGATTTCAGTACAAGGACAAGAAATTAAACCCCAGAACAAATATGGCATTAATATCGGAGATGCATACACTGTTACAAAGTGTAGCCATGGAACAATCATGGTTTCCTTAAAATATATTTTAGCACCAAGAGAACATTTGCAGTTCTATCTTTACAGTTACCCGGGCTACAACAATTCAGAGTCATCATTGACTACTACAGAAAAGAGAGAGTGGAACGGCgaactaacacaaaaaaaaaacacgttcTCTAAGCTTAAGTTATTGATGTGAACAGTTAGCGCCACACCGTGTAAGAGAAGAGCTCGCTTAAGACTCTCATACTACCCCGGAGGGGAGACGTAGAACAAGTTGTCCGCCAAAAATGCTGTAAAGAAAATGGAGATGAATAAATGTTACCGACCACATAGTGCATGCATCAAAAGGAGAAACAATGATTAATATGAATCTAAATCAAGAAACACCAGTATTGCACAAAGTCGTGacgaacctcttcacataataaTAACAGAAGTCTGCCAGGATGAAGGTTTGGACTATCTCTGACAAAAGAACCATAGAAGGCCACAGCCCATAACCCAAAGCTGTTAGTAAGCGTCCACGAGTATCTAGGACCTGTGAAAAGGGAAGAGAAATCTTTTTTATTGGTGGACCCTTTGGATATAAATTGAGAAATTAGCAAGGAGAAACAGTATCCTATAGTTATGTCAAATGTGGCTGCATGGTGAATTACAGGATATTTATCAAAAAACTGAAATTGGAGACTAGAAGGTAGGAGCGATTGCCACCCTTGAAGGAATCATGATTAGGTATCTGTTTAGCTCTAATTTGGCAAGATTGTCTTCTTTAGGTGTAACAGTAGCTACCCTCAGCGAACTACAGGGtatttatttgaaaaaaaaaaatagcctACAAGATAAAGCATGAGCCACCACAGATAAGGAATCATGTTTGGGTATCCTAACTGACTGGATTATCACAATAAATCTACGAGTTGGCATATGATTCGGTACATAAAATTGACGGTTAAAACTAGTTGATCATCTTCAAGATCAACCAGAGTCAAAGTAGACTGAAATGAATCAATTACTGAAACGTACTAGGCAAATCCATGTTCCTGAGCAAAAATAATATAAACATATGAGACGTGCAAGCTTATTCAAACCTGGAGGACCCAATGGGCACAGCTCAAGAACCTTGCAACGCCCAAGGCAAACACGTAATGAGCTGTAAATGGTTCAACAATCTGAAATTATCGGCAAACATAAATTAAGGAGAGTTTCACAAACCGATCCATGGAAATAATCAAGTTTGTATTCCTATGCCTGTACCTTTGTGTTCTGCATCACCCTTAACTGGGGAAGCACCGAAACTGCTTCTAGGTATACACATAGAGCCCAGAAGATCCTGTTCAAAATATTATGTGATGTCGACGGGTGAATGGCTAGAGCTAATACGGCACACGGCACCAACTTCATCAAATATTGAAATAATCAGTAAAACATTAAAAAGAAACATAACCCATTGTGATAAGAGAAATATTTGATCTGCACATTAGTAGTGTCAGTTGCTTCATAATAATACCCGTCTAGTTATCCACCTCAACATCTGAGAAAATCCACCTGTTCTTCCTAAAAGTGAAATTATCGCTACACTCAAAATTTCCTTAAGAGACAATCACCAAGATTGCTATAATGCCTATATTTACAGCTCTAGCTTCAAAATTTAAATACCATCTTGATAAAAAAGAGGCATAAGAGAGAAGAGGTAGGGAGGAGGGATGGATCATAAAAACTTACCACATAATAGATTGCAAAGTTGTCTTTATCCTCCATATAACTAGATCTTAGTTTAAATCGGATCATATAAATAACCCACAGGGTTGTCCCCAATGTGGTTGTATCTAGAAGCGTGTGTATATCGTACTCCATAACAAAACTGCAATACAGTCTAACAGCTAGAAATATTGCTGTGAGTTCCTGAGATTTGAGTGAAAGTCCTACATAACAAGTTTAAACAACAGATGAACACATGGTAAAATGAAAAAAAGGAAACAGCAGATAATCCAGGATCTACTACAGACAGACATCAAACAAAAAATGCACAAGAAAGATAAAAAAGTTGCACATCAAAGAGGTAAAGGTAATTTGACTTTATATACTTGCACTATTATGTTGTTATCAGTAACTAGAAAGTCAATCAAAGAATTTAATAAACCTATGTTCACCAGAATGAGCAAAGAAAAGAGGGTACCGACTAAATACCCCTTGGTTAGGCACCTAAAACCTTCTGAGTAACGTTTAATCTTTATGTATAATCACACACCTGTACAAGCTACATGGCAATTCCAGAAATATATGGTCATTTTTTGAATGAATAATGCACTGTATCATAACTCATATAGTCTCACGCACTATTTCAGATATCATCTTCTTTTCGACCTTTAGTTACATCGAAGTAGTCCAAATTCAATAAATTTCTATTTGTAACATTTTGATACGAAGTCATGAACCATCAAATACCTTTGACAAAAAATTTCATGGTTTGAGTATTTCATATTGGACATGTCCTATTCAATGCTTTCTCAAACGAAAAGTACTTTCGCCCCTTATAAACCACAACCCTTTAACCACATCAATCGTATCTCCACGGAATATCTTTTGAGTCATATCTTACTCTTACGCCTCTCTTCATTACCTCCTAAAACTTATGGAAACCAGCATCTGAAGTTTGTTTCTACGCAACTAATTAAAAGAGGTAAAGTCGTCAATAAGAATTAATAAAACAGCACATGAACGAAATCTACTTAACAAACTATAAAATATCAATTCATGGGATGAGTTTTGGCAAAGATCACCCTATTAAAAGGCAAGCATGCCCACAAAAAGGTAAGATTAGTCTAAACTTAAATAAGTTCGTCTTTAGTTCTACTATGCATCCATATAAAGATAGTTTATATTCTGGAATAGTATAAATCGCCATAATAATATGTTAAGGTGCTTGTTTTGTATATCGTGTCCTACTGTGTCCTTGTGCTTGAACTTTACCTATTGGTTTTTTTGTAAAGGGTAAGAGGTTCTACATTTATTCCTTAGAACTTAATAGTTCTCTTGTTTGTATAAAGTGATGCATTCTTATATAAGCTATGTGTTGAGTTTGTGGGAAATGAGTAGAGTGGCGTAATATTCTATATTCAAGGTTCGATGTGTGTATGGCAAACATTCTATGATCATAGAGGCTTCGCAATAAGAAGCACAAGACCACAAGCACTTCAACTAAGAAACTACGGCATTCACAACATACAGATAATGCAATTTCACTTATTCGGTTATCGAGTAACACTGATAAAATTTCACAGCTAGCATACAATACAACAGAAACATGTAATGTAACAAGGAGATTTCGCTCAATCCCTAAACTGACCTACAAATTTTTGGATTTCATTCTTTAAATTACACCCAACAAATCTAATAACCCATCCAATAAAAATCACAAAAATGATAGAAATTTCATTTCTTCAGAGGATATAACAGTCCAGATATTTTCATAGATCACAAATTGAATGAACAGGATCAAAAAGGGGGAATTAAAGGTCTTTCCATTTTCATTTAAATTAAAAGATTCCACAAAATGCCAAAAGTATCATCCTCATTAATTCACAAACTAGCATCCAAAATTCAATAAGAAATTGATATTTAATACCATAATAAAACCAAAATCTAAGAAGCAATTAAGAAAACTCATACCAGCACATGTTTTCTCCTTCATGAGTTTATAAATAAGAACTGAGACGCCAATAGCATGAACAGCCTCAGCTGCAACAAAGAGATTATCGTGATCGTTTacgataaatctcaagaaaacaaGAGCAGTCATTCCTGATACCACGGCTAGAAACGCCTTCACCTTTGGTGGTTGTCTCCTTACCCATGTTGCTACAGCTTGGATTGTCTTCTTCTGAGCCCTCATCACTGCCTCCTTATATAACTTATATGGAAATGAAGATGATGGGTGTTGCAAACTATGCTCTTAGAGCTGAGGGTTTGAGCCAGATACCTTTGAAAAGAGGAATTTGCAGGATTGGATTTATTAATGGAGGACAGATTTAGAAGTGGTTGATGCAATAGACAGAGGTTCACTTTTTTTTCATCAGTTTTTTTGGGTGTTTATATTACAGCCCAGTATTTTGATACAGATCAAGCAAAAAGTTTATTGAACTTGTTGGGGTATGATGGGGGCGGATATAAACACAAGGTTTGGTTGAGGATAagcttttaatttttttaacaTTGACTTTGTATTCATGCGGGTTAAAGTTGTTTTCATACGAGAAGATGGTCCATCTCTAATATTGAACTTTTTTCTTTGTTCTGCTAAGGTAGACTTACAAGTATGAGCCGCTATGAACCAACACAGGTAATTAGATATGCATTAATCCTCAAATGATGAAATGAAGACAAACATAAGAGATGTCAAGAATTGTCTTCAAAACGAAGAGTAGAAAACCATGAACAAGTTTCCACTATTATAATAATATATAATGGGTTACAACAACTTTTCCCAGAACGGCGAAACACACAATTTCAAAATGCATGTAACATTTAGATAACAATTTTCTAATTATCATAGGTAGATCAACAATTCATTTACCCAATAGgtaaattccaaaaataatcatcaaaaacaagtcAATAAGAGCTGGAGTAAATATACTTACTTCTTGGATTTGAACAAACTTTGGAGATCTTCAAGCTTGAATGGAAGAGAAATGGACAAACGTGATGGATTAACTTCACCAAGATCTTGTTGAACACTCCCTTAGCAAAAGCTATTTTCTACCCTCGAATTCCTCCACAAATTTCTTTCTGTTACACTCTCCTTCATTGCTGGCTAAAAACTTCACTCTCTTTGTTTTTCTTCATGATAATACAGATAGAAACATACATttacttatttatttatatttattttcttaACCTAACAATCATTTATTAGGTGCTCGCCCTTCATGGTTATTGGGTAGCTTAGTTCTTGGGCCATAAGAAGGGACAGCCCAACAATATTCTGTTACGACTTAGTTATTGCAAGGTACTAGTCACCATTAAACCTGCAACATCGAAAACGAACATGCTTGTACTTCGGTAATGACTTTGTCATTATATCAGAACCATTGTCATTTGTATGGATCTTCTCGATTTGTACGACTTTCTCATTGAGAACTTCTTGTCTCCACTGGCACTTAATTTTGTTATACTTCAATCTCGAGTAAAAACTCGGATTCTTGTTAAGATGGATGCCACTTTGGCTGTCACAAAAAATGATTTTTTGTGGTTTTACGCTGAGTTCTATAATAAATATATTTATCCATGTCATTTCTTTGCAACTCTATATAGATGTTATGTACTCTTTTATATGGTACACAATGTCATATATCTTAGTAATTTGAATTTTTAAGACACGGCTCCCCTTGCATATGTTAATAATTAACACAACTCCCCATGACAGATATCAACTACCAATTGCGGATACATAGGGAATTTCTTTCATCTTCACTTTCTCAACATCATTCAGATGAGATTGATCACCAGTTAACTTAAAATGGTTTTCAAGTAGAAAACTTACCGGATCGGCCTTGCTCATGTTATACCTTTGCAACACCTTTTAATATAGCTTTCTTGTGATAGCCACGGCTTCCTTGCTTTCCTATCACGAGAGATTTTTATGCCAAGAATACCCCTTGCTCGGCCCAAGTCTTTCGTAACAAAAGACTTTCTCAAGTCTGGGCTCAACCTGTCaatttttttcttatcttttccaacaatcaacatatcatcaacatatagaaaaagaataagaaaatcgTCATCAGCAAATAAACACAAAATGGTCTGAAGTTATTATCTTATACTTTTATCAACaattcaaacttcttgtaccatctTTTAGGAGGAGCTTTCTTAAaactttataaatttttcttaagcttgcgaccatgtttttctttcttttgactTCAAAAACTTCAGCTTGTGTCATGTATACACATTTTATTCAAATTCACCATGAAGAAATATTGTCTTGACATCTAATTGTTCAATCTCAAATTCCATACTAGATGTTAATGCCAAGACCACCCGAATATAAGGAAATCTCACTAATGGTGAGAAAATATCGTCAAAGTCAACACCCTTTTATTGCTCAAAATCCTTCACAACTAAGTGAACTTCGTACCTTGGTTTTGGGTTCTCATATTCAATCCTAATTCTATACGCCCACTTTTTCTTCGGAATGTTATGGTTCCCATGCCTTTTCAACTAACTCATAAATGTCAttctcattaaaaaaaaaaagcctcTTATTTCATCGATTTCAAATACTTCCACTCTCGGGAACATGAAGAGCATCTTCATAGCCTGCCTCTATGAGCATCACATGTTCATGTGGTTTATACTTCGTTGTAGGTATCTTGAGACTGTTAGATATTTGTAACTCAGCTTATGAaattacgagggtacccaaatacactaagttttttgtttcaacatataagtctgataccaagtgtgatcgtctatggacaaagtcgagacaatacaacaactaggtattcacttgacaatagctatggtacaagaccgattgactataggatcaatGCCAAATGATTAGGATTTAACGTAAaagtgttatttactttgttATAATGAAACGATTATAatgcagaagtaaagtaaatgacacaacaagatttttttaacgaggaaaccgcaaatgcaaaaaaaaaccaggacctagtccagtttgaatactctcataattaagctgatacacaaagaacaaagccaacttcgGATAAttaagaccaagtaatctacccctacttacttagttccctcagtatccctgcgtctaCGACCATCTGGTcatgcacgtgaatcccaagacaaaaatcactatcttgagttgctttatcGATGTTAAAAGTCTCAAGCATTCAACTCCTTTTAATCgttttccaaacaataaaggaagaaCGATGTTTGGTAACTAATCCaatattattttagaaaaagattcgtttagatttcaaaaaggctcttccgtttaaacttgTAAAtttctttgtctggttagatctaTCCAAATCGGTAACTTAGATTCGGATTCACAACTATCAAATTCGGATATTGAAGAATATCACTAAATGATAGTTGCCGATCAAAGTGATTATATGATCAAATATATCAAATATAAACTGTATCTAAGTCGGATCCTTgccgatcaagatgtgtatacaaatcacgagatacgaaaaccaataagaaaaaatcttattttcttcaaatcttcaattgccttcttttGTATCTACACAACAaaaacttgaatccacttatgatcgatcatgcacataattgagtctgttaacaatggatgattacaagttgtctttagatctaagAATAATTCTAAAGATcgtgtcaatactttgatctagcttgagtgacccttatatcaaaagagaaggctctcaagaataatcaaactaggtgcaatcaaagtttcaacaaatgttagtaaatcaaattaataatcgaaaactaaaataacaacgtaattatctagtttcccaccaacggtactcgtagagcttcttgatcccacaaaagtttttaaacgagcgatcgtaagagatttctcctaattagggtacttttctctccggatagacgacccTAGCAGAagcaacacgaatgaagttttcctggctctcaggatagtttgcaagaaacgcaaactcaactatttatagaccaaggttgtttgggcaACAAGgtaattccaaaaccgaaagattctctatatatgcaataaaatacctaatttcgatttccatatttttaactctatatccaacctgtaattctgaaatctctcgTTAGAAAATATATAgtattagtttagcacttaactaatataaccttccaagagatatgttttgattgctggaaaatcaaaaacatataatcgaaaatcttaattaaaagattatattgggaccaccttgagtatcaaggaatatcttgaccaataaaagataagaattatattAATGtcaaaattatgtcgacatctggaaCTTTCCTATctggcaaaccctaattccaaactcacacaaaaccgtaaagtaatatgtgaGTGTAGAGGATGGGTTCCTCCATTGGAGTTCTACCATGATTCCTAACATgggttaagattggttctaccaagtctccaaatataggcTCTACTATGATTCCCAAAATAAATAAGGATCTGCCAAGACTCTCAAcatagttaagatcggttctaccgcaTATCCCAAACGACGTAAAGATCGATTCTACCATAACTCTCAACATAactcaagatcggttctaccaaagttcttacccaagttcgaattggtcatccaatagatcttcaatgaaaatcggaccaaaacgcctattgatttccttgaaacatctttaAATTTAATTGCATACGAACAAACCTTCCTTGAAACTTCGGCACCACCAAGTGTTTTGACCCTTAAAGGTCCACAAACTTTGGAATAAACATGATCCAAGATGTTATAATTATGCTTAGGTAAAGTCTTATGGTAGGAAACTCTAGTTTGTTTAGTAACTAAGCAATGAGTGCATTTACTCAACTATATAACTTTTACATTTTGCAGGACTTATCTTTTGGTGAGGATTTGAAAACCACAATAGATTCCATGCTTTCGAAGAATACGATAAGGTTTTCACTTCTCAATTAGGTTTGGAAGATACAAAAATAAGCTTATCAAAGCCATCTTCGTCCTAGCCAATTCTagtaaaaagcaagaaaattgaGTCAAAAGAAAAAGTGACATGTATGTTTATGTCTGGTACTTTAAGTACAAAAAAGAAAACTTCCCCAAAACCTAAATATCCTAATAAGATATCAACAACTAAACTTATGGAATTTGGTTGTCAATGGGGTTTAGACTTTCCCCATGTGGAGGTACATCGTCAAGACATGCTTAACAATATTGTAAAAAATCACGATGATTTAACCATAGAGGA includes the following:
- the LOC113288862 gene encoding putative ER lumen protein-retaining receptor C28H8.4, producing MRAQKKTIQAVATWVRRQPPKVKAFLAVVSGMTALVFLRFIVNDHDNLFVAAEAVHAIGVSVLIYKLMKEKTCAGLSLKSQELTAIFLAVRLYCSFVMEYDIHTLLDTTTLGTTLWVIYMIRFKLRSSYMEDKDNFAIYYVLVPCAVLALAIHPSTSHNILNRIFWALCVYLEAVSVLPQLRVMQNTKIVEPFTAHYVFALGVARFLSCAHWVLQVLDTRGRLLTALGYGLWPSMVLLSEIVQTFILADFCYYYVKSIFGGQLVLRLPSGVV